The proteins below are encoded in one region of Juglans microcarpa x Juglans regia isolate MS1-56 chromosome 4D, Jm3101_v1.0, whole genome shotgun sequence:
- the LOC121261482 gene encoding probable nucleolar protein 5-2, which translates to MILLFETPAGFALFKVLDEKKLNKVEDLWKEFSSAETARQVVKLKAFSKFENTAEALEAATLLIDSKPSKGLRKFLRAHCSGETLAVADSKLGNIIKDKLKIECVHSQAVMELMRGVRHQMTELISGLGVQDFAPMSLGLSHSLSRYKLKFSADKVDTMIIQAIGLLDDLDKELNTYAMRVREWYGWHFPELTKIVADNIHYAKTVKLMGDRVNAAKLDFSEILSDEVETELKEAAMISMGTEISDLDLVNIKELCDQVLSLSEYRAQLYEYLKNRMNMIAPNLTVLVGELVGARLIAHGGSLLNLSKQPGSTIQILGAEKALFRALKTKHATPKYGLIYHASLVGQAPPKFKGKISRSLAAKTALAIRYDALGDSQDNSLGLENRAKVEARLRNLEGRELGRFSGSAKGKPKIEVYDKDRKKGAGGLITAAKTYNPSADSVLGQMTNTAADNGEVPKKRKAEEPTPTEEAVEAPATSKKEKKKKEKKEKKKVDEAETAVPIDGNEHAEEEEAGTKEKKKKKKKKHSDVDAVAQNGDENVDSIEKEEEKKKKKRKHAEQEESAELPSKTKKKKKKSED; encoded by the exons ATGATTCTGTTGTTTGAAACTCCGGCGGGTTTCGCGCTCTTCAAGGTTTTGGATGAAAAGAAGCTCAACAAAGTtgag GACCTGTGGAAGGAGTTTTCCAGTGCTGAGACAGCTAGACAG GTGGTGAAGCTGAAAGCATTTTCCAAGTTTGAGAATACGGCAGAAGCTTTGGAAGCAGCGACCCTATTGATTGATAGCAAACCCAGCAAGGGATTGCGGAAGTTCTTGCGGGCACACTGCAGTGGTGAAACATTGGCTGTGGCTGATTCAAAGCTTGGGAACATCATTAAGGACAAACTA AAAATAGAATGCGTCCACAGCCAGGCTGTTATGGAGTTGATGAGAGGTGTAAGACATCAGATGACCGAGCTCATATCCGGCCTCGGCGTTCAAGATTTTGCACCAATGAGTTTGGGTTTATCTCATAGCTTATCTAGATACAAGCTGAAGTTCAGTGCTGATAAG GTGGATACGATGATCATTCAGGCCATTGGGTTGCTTGATGACCTTGATAAAGAGCTGAATACATATGCAATGAGGGTTCGAGAATGGTATGGTTGGCATTTTCCTGAGTTGACTAAGATTGTCGCAGATAACATCCATTATGCCAAGACTGTGAAGCTCATGGGTGACCGGGTTAATGCTGCAAAGCTTGATTTTTCTGAG atACTGTCAGATGAGGTTGAGACAGAATTAAAGGAAGCTGCTATGATATCAATGGGAACTGAAATTAGTGACCTTGATTTGGTTAATATCAAAGAACTCTGTGACcaggttctctctctttctgagtACAGAGCTCAGctctatgaatatttaaaaaacaggATGAACATGATCGCACCAAATTTGACTGTCCTTGTTGGGGAGCTTGTTGGTGCTCGCCTCATTGCTCATGGGGGCAGTTTACTGAATCTTTCAAAGCAGCCTGGTAGCACGATTCAGATTCTTGGTGCTGAAAAGGCTCTCTTCAGAGCATTGAAAACTAAGCATGCTACTCCCAAATATGGGCTTATCTACCATGCCTCATTGGTTGGTCAGGCACCACCAAAGTTTAAGGGGAAGATTTCTCGGTCACTTGCTGCGAAAACTGCATTAGCAATTAGATATGATGCGCTTGGAGATAGTCAAGATAATTCCTTGGGCCTGGAGAACCGAGCAAAG GTTGAGGCACGTTTAAGGAATCTTGAAGGTAGAGAATTGGGTCGCTTTTCGGGGTCAGCTAAAGGCAAACCTAAGATAGAAGTCTATGACAAGGATCGAAAGAAGGGAGCTGGGGGATTGATAACTGCTGCCAag ACATATAATCCTTCTGCGGATTCTGTTCTCGGGCAAATGACAAATACCGCTGCTGACAATGGTGAGGTCCCAAAGAAGAGGAAAGCAGAGGAGCCTACACCGACTGAGGAAGCTGTTGAGGCTCCTGCTACTAgtaagaaggagaagaagaaaaaggaaaagaaagagaagaagaaagttgaTGAGGCAGAAACGGCCGTGCCAATTGATGGGAATGAGCATGCCGAAGAAGAAGAGGCGGggacaaaagaaaagaagaagaagaagaagaagaaacattcGGATGTGGATGCTGTGGCACAGAACGGGGATGAGAATGTTGATTCCAttgagaaggaggaggagaagaagaagaagaagagaaaacatGCTGAACAAGAAGAATCAGCTGAATTGCCGAGCaagactaaaaagaaaaagaagaaaagcgaGGATTGA
- the LOC121261486 gene encoding probable serine/threonine-protein kinase At1g54610 — MGCLISREVSSGIVKEENLNVQSDRKVDEVSARKVDTNVVEAHNGGIKEGEKDGGEGGQRPPGERRSRANLRQSNLPKHSRREQLVAGWPPWLTDVCGAALTGLIPRRADSFEKIDKIGQGTYSNVYKARDMLTGKLVALKKVRFDNLEPESVRFMAREILILRRLDHPNVVKLEGLATSRMHCSLYLVFQYMEHDLAGLAASPGIRFTEAQVKCYMHQLLSGLEHCHNHGVLHRDIKGSNLLIDNGGILKIADFGLASTFNPNQKRTMTSRVVTLWYRPPELLLGATDYGVGIDLWSAGCILAELLAGKPIMPGRTEVEQLHKIYKLCGSPSDEYFKKAKLPNATLFRPREPYKRCIKETFKDFPPSSLPLIDTLLAIDPAERLTATAALRSEFFTTEPYACDPSTLPKYPPSKEMDAKRRDDEARRLRAAGKVQAEGVKKTRTRDRAVRAFPAPEANAELQSNLDRRRLITHANAKSKSEKFPPPHQDGQLGFPLGASQHIDPAIVPRDVPFSSTTFTYSKEPFQTWSGPLGDAGGIHAPRRKKHATGDAPETSKSKSGILKDRSINAHSKGKKTIA, encoded by the exons ATGGGGTGTCTAATCAGTCGAGAAGTCTCATCCGGTATAGTGAAGGAGGAGAATCTGAATGTTCAGTCTGATAGGAAGGTAGATGAAGTCTCAGCTAGGAAAGTAGATACGAATGTTGTTGAGGCTCATAATGGTGGGATAAAGGAGGGGGAGAAGGATGGTGGTGAAGGGGGTCAGCGGCCACCAGGGGAGAGAAGGTCTAGGGCGAACCTGAGGCAAAGTAATCTACCAAAGCATTCACGACGAGAGCAGCTTGTAGCGGGGTGGCCACCCTGGCTCACAGATGTGTGTGGGGCAGCACTCACTGGGTTGATTCCACGGAGGGCAGACTCTTTTGAGAAGATTGACAAG ATTGGGCAGGGAACATATAGTAACGTGTACAAAGCTAGAGATATGTTGACGGGTAAACTTGTTGCGCTGAAAAAGGTTCGTTTTGATAATTTGGAACCTGAGAGTGTGAGATTTATGGCTAGAGAGATACTCATTTTGCGGCGTTTGGATCATCCCAATGTTGTCAAGTTAGAGGGTTTGGCTACATCAAGGATGCACTGTAGTTTGTACCTGGTCTTTCAGTACATGGAGCATGATTTAGCTGGCCTTGCTGCTAGTCCGGGAATTAGATTTACAGAGGCTCAG GTCAAATGTTACATGCATCAATTACTATCTGGACTTGAGCACTGTCACAACCATGGAGTGCTTCACCGCGACATTAAAGGATCAAATCTTCTTATTGACAATGGTGGAATACTAAAGATTGCTGACTTTGGGTTGGCTTCTACCTTTAATCCAAACCAAAAACGCACCATGACTAGTCGGGTGGTCACTCTTTGGTATCGACCTCCTGAACTCCTTCTTGGGGCTACTGATTATGGAGTGGGCATAGACCTTTGGAGTGCAGGTTGCATTTTAGCTGAGTTATTGGCTGGAAAACCAATTATGCCAGGCCGTACAGAG GTAGAGCAACTGCATAAGATATACAAGCTATGTGGCTCACCTTCTGATGAATACTTCAAAAAAGCAAAATTGCCTAATGCAACCTTATTCAGGCCCCGAGAACCTTACAAACGATGCATTAAAGAGACATTTAAAGATTTCCCTCCATCATCATTGCCCCTTATTGATACTCTTCTTGCAATTGATCCAGCAGAAAGGCTGACGGCCACTGCTGCATTAAGAAGTGAG TTCTTCACTACAGAACCTTATGCTTGCGATCCGTCTACCCTCCCAAAATATCCTCCAAGCAAGGAAATGGATGCTAAACGACGGGATGATGAAGCTCGGAG GTTAAGAGCTGCCGGTAAAGTCCAGGCTGAGGGTGTAAAGAAAACACGCACCCGTGATCGTGCTGTTAGGGCATTTCCAGCTCCAGAAGCTAACGCTGAGCTTCAATCTAATCTTGAT AGAAGGCGTCTTATTACCCATGCAAATGCAAAGAGCAAGAGTGAGAAGTTTCCTCCACCACACCAAGATGGACAACTTGGCTTTCCCTTGGGTGCTTCTCAGCATATCGATCCTGCAATTGTTCCACGAGATGTCCCGTTTAGTTCAACCACATTCACTTATTCAAAAGAGCCATTCCAAACTTGGTCAGGTCCGCTTGGTGATGCTGGTGGCATTCACGCTCCAAGGCGGAAAAAGCATGCCACAGGTGATGCACCAGAAACATCAAAATCAAAGTCAGGAATTCTCAAAGATAGAAGTATCAATGCTCATAGTAAAGGAAAGAAAACCATAGCTTGA